A window from Cydia strobilella chromosome 9, ilCydStro3.1, whole genome shotgun sequence encodes these proteins:
- the LOC134744121 gene encoding ATP-dependent DNA helicase Q1-like — translation MKTVDDLEKEIKNVDRELSKVESEIARLKNQQRQLHEKKTALKNSINKIKSESLASVDWAGKSYEWSEDLKNTLHNIFNLKSFRPNQLSAINCTLSGQHAIVVMPTGAGKSLCYQLPALVKPGITVVCSPLVSLMEDQVRSLTKKDIPAKLITSTSSKEESNSALNILKDKKSPIKLLYVTPERFAKSKRFMANLQKCFADGRLQRIAIDEVHCCSQWGHDFRPDYKFLGILSNMFPKVPILGLTATATAHVLTDVQKILNIPGCLVIKSTFNRPNLFYKILEKPTSQEECLNILEKLIKYRYKGESGIVYTHSIKDCEEIAMGLRKRGLKVACYHANLEADTRSKVHTKWHDKHYQAIVATIAFGMGIDKPDVRFVIHHTISKSMENYYQESGRAGRDSNRAECVTLYRLQDVFKVSTMVFSSIGSLDHLYGMVKYCLNGTLCRRQLIADHFDEDWGNADCNKMCDVCANPNSNVKEINLELHCRTLASIIDNADKQDTKLTAQKLLDAWFLKGPVSLRHKGKEPNLSRNLGEDVIAYLLVENYLVEDFHFTAYSTISYIKKGSNIDLVQDPEFVIKMPVRKYSSFELDRRAPGEFENNGTELEEKEVPKKRKSHSNDASHSKKTKTIVIDDDDD, via the coding sequence ATGAAGACTGTGGATGACTTAGAGaaggaaataaaaaatgttgacaGAGAACTATCCAAAGTTGAATCTGAAATAGCAAGATTGAAAAATCAACAACGGCAACTGCACGAAAAGAAAACTGCGCTCAAGAAttcaataaacaaaattaaatctgaGAGCTTAGCGAGCGTCGACTGGGCTGGGAAGAGCTACGAATGGTCAGAAGATTTAAAGAACACTCTACACAATATTTTCAATCTGAAATCATTTAGGCCGAATCAGTTAAGTGCGATAAATTGTACTCTTTCGGGGCAGCATGCAATCGTCGTCATGCCGACGGGAGCCGGCAAAAGTTTATGCTATCAGCTGCCGGCGCTAGTCAAGCCCGGCATTACCGTGGTCTGCTCTCCTCTAGTATCCCTGATGGAAGACCAGGTAAGATCTttaaccaaaaaagacatacctGCAAAACTTATTACGAGCACCTCTTCAAAAGAAGAATCGAACTCCGCTTTGAACATCCTAAAGGATAAAAAATCGCCTATTAAACTGCTCTATGTAACACCAGAAAGGTTTGCCAAGAGCAAAAGATTTATGGCAAATTTGCAGAAATGCTTTGCAGATGGCAGATTGCAAAGGATAGCAATAGATGAGGTGCATTGCTGTTCCCAGTGGGGACATGATTTTAGACCAGACTACAAATTCCTTGGGATATTATCTAACATGTTCCCTAAAGTTCCCATTTTAGGTTTAACGGCTACTGCAACTGCCCATGTTCTAACTGATGTCCAAAAAATCCTTAACATTCCTGGTTGCCTGGTTATCAAGTCTACTTTTAACAGGCCTAACTTGTTTTACAAGATTCTAGAAAAACCAACTTCACAGGAGGAGTGCTTGAATATCCTAGAAAAACTCATCAAATACAGGTATAAAGGAGAAAGTGGTATAGTGTACACACACAGTATCAAAGACTGTGAAGAAATTGCCATGGGATTAAGAAAGAGAGGTTTGAAAGTTGCCTGTTACCATGCTAACTTAGAGGCAGACACCAGATCTAAAGTCCACACAAAATGGCATGATAAGCACTACCAAGCTATAGTAGCTACAATAGCTTTTGGAATGGGGATAGACAAGCCAGATGTCAGATTTGTAATTCATCACACAATAAGCAAATCCATGGAGAATTATTACCAAGAAAGTGGAAGGGCGGGTAGAGACAGCAATAGAGCTGAATGTGTGACTTTGTATAGATTGCAGGATGTTTTCAAGGTTAGCACAATGGTATTCTCATCAATCGGAAGCCTAGATCACCTCTATGGCATGGTAAAATATTGTCTTAATGGAACATTATGCAGAAGGCAGTTGATCGCTGATCATTTTGATGAAGACTGGGGCAATGCAGACTGCAACAAAATGTGTGATGTTTGTGCAAATCCCAATTCTAATGTCAAAGAAATAAATCTTGAATTACATTGCAGAACTTTGGCTAGCATTATTGATAACGCTGATAAGCAAGACACCAAATTGACTGCCCAAAAGTTGCTTGATGCCTGGTTTTTGAAAGGACCAGTAAGTTTAAGGCATAAGGGCAAAGAACCCAACTTATCTCGTAATTTGGGAGAAGATGTCATTGCCTATTTGTTGGTAGAAAACTACCTTGTGGAAGACTTCCATTTCACAGCATATTCTACAATCAGCTACATTAAGAAAGGTTCTAACATTGATCTAGTACAGGACCcagaatttgttataaaaatgcCTGTTAGAAAGTATTCTAGCTTTGAATTAGATAGGCGAGCTCCAGGTGAATTTGAAAACAATGGCACAGAACTAGAAGAAAAAGAGGTGCCCAAGAAAAGGAAATCACATTCAAATGATGCATCACACTCAAAGAAAACAAAGACAATTGTaatagatgatgatgatgattag